Proteins co-encoded in one Bremerella sp. TYQ1 genomic window:
- a CDS encoding NAD(P)-dependent oxidoreductase has protein sequence MATSLITGGAGFIGSHLAEALLKAGNKVIVVDDESTGTKQNIEPLLADPNFRFVHGTVSDRDLVRELVNEANEVYHLAAAVGVALINQEPIQTIERNIYPTELLLAEVQRRNSEGDEVRLFLASTSEVYGKNPKATWTEEDDLVFGATTRPRWSYGASKAIDEFLALAYWNQKQTPVVIGRFFNVVGPRQTGTYGMVLPRFVDAAMAGKSPTVHHDGSQIRCFAHVADVIGAVIKLMRTDAALGQVFNIGSDRPVTILELAKMVIAQVNPELDVQFQTYEEAFNASFEDINRRVPDLTKIKGCIEYAPQFTLEDIVADVIRFKQS, from the coding sequence ATGGCAACTTCTCTGATCACCGGCGGGGCCGGATTCATTGGCTCGCACCTGGCCGAAGCCCTTCTGAAAGCCGGCAACAAAGTCATCGTCGTCGACGACGAATCGACCGGCACCAAGCAAAACATCGAGCCACTGCTCGCCGATCCCAACTTCCGCTTCGTCCACGGCACGGTTTCCGATCGCGACCTCGTCCGCGAATTGGTCAACGAAGCCAATGAAGTCTATCACTTGGCGGCCGCGGTGGGTGTCGCGCTCATTAACCAAGAGCCCATCCAAACGATCGAACGCAACATTTACCCCACCGAACTGCTCCTCGCCGAGGTTCAGCGTCGTAACAGCGAAGGGGATGAAGTTCGCCTCTTCCTGGCAAGCACTTCCGAGGTATACGGCAAAAACCCCAAGGCAACTTGGACCGAAGAGGACGACTTAGTATTCGGCGCAACCACCCGGCCACGCTGGAGTTACGGCGCATCAAAGGCAATCGACGAGTTCCTGGCGTTAGCCTACTGGAACCAAAAGCAGACCCCAGTGGTGATCGGCCGCTTCTTTAATGTCGTAGGGCCTCGCCAGACTGGGACTTATGGAATGGTGCTGCCAAGGTTTGTCGATGCTGCGATGGCCGGCAAGTCTCCCACGGTCCACCACGATGGAAGCCAGATCCGCTGCTTCGCCCACGTGGCAGACGTAATCGGAGCGGTGATTAAGTTAATGCGAACGGACGCGGCGTTGGGCCAGGTCTTCAACATCGGGAGCGACCGTCCGGTCACGATTTTGGAACTCGCTAAGATGGTAATTGCTCAGGTCAATCCAGAGCTCGACGTGCAGTTCCAGACTTATGAGGAAGCGTTTAATGCGAGTTTCGAGGACATTAATCGCCGTGTGCCTGACCTAACGAAGATTAAGGGGTGCATTGAATATGCCCCTCAGTTCACGCTCGAGGACATCGTCGCTGACGTGATCCGTTTCAAGCAGAGCTAA